DNA sequence from the Kineococcus endophyticus genome:
TGGCCTGACGGTCTTCCTCGCCGGGACGACCGGGGTGCAGCTCGGTCTCCTGGCCGCCGGCGGGACCTCCTGGTCGGCCGTCCTGGGGTACCCGGCGGGACTGCTGTCCGCCGCCTTCGGCGGGGTGCTGCGCGCCATGCGCCGCGACCGCGAGGAGCAGTCCCGCCGGTTGCTCACCGAGCAGGCGCGCGGAGCGGCGCTGGCCGAGCGGACGCGCATCGCGCGGGAGGTCCACGACGTCCTGGCCCACTCCCTGGGTGGGCTCGCGATCCAGCTCGAGGTCGCCGACGCGCTGCTGTCGGGGGACGGGGACCTCGACGAGCGCGGCCGCGCGGCCGTCCTGCAGCGCGTGCGGACGGCCCACGACCTCGCGACGGCCGGCCTGGAGGACACCCGCCGCGCGGTGCACGCGCTGCGCGTCGACGCCCCGCCGCTGCCGGACTCCCTCGCGGCGCTGGCCGCGGGGGCGGGGGAGAACGGGACCGAGGTGAGCCTGCGCGTCGCGGGGCGTCCCCGGCCGCTGGGCGCGGGGGAGGTGGCGTTGCTGCGGACCGCGCAGGAGGCCGTCGTCAACGCGGGCAAGCACGCGCCGGGGTCCCCCGTCGCCGTCGAGCTGACCTACCGGGAGGGCGACACCGAGCTCGTCGTCACCGACGGCGGGGCCCGGCACGCGGCCGCGGCCGGGTCGCTGCGGACGGTCGACGGGGGGTACGGCCTGGCCGGTCTGCGCGAACGGCTCGAACTGGCCGGGGGGTCGCTCGCGGCGGGCCCGCACGGGACGGGCTGGCGCGTCACCGCCCGGGTGCCGGCGTGAACGGGCCCGTGGGGGAGGATCCCCCCGTGAACGCCCCGGACGTCCTGCGCGTGGTGGTCGCCGACGACCAGACGATCGTCCGCGACGGCCTCGTCGCCCTGCTCGACCTGCTGCCGGAGTTCGAGGTCGTCGGCACGGCGGGGGACGGCGCGCAGGCCGTGGCGCGCGTCGCCGAACTCGCCCCCGACGTCGTCCTCATGGACCTCGGGATGCCGGGCGTCGACGGCGTCGAGGCCACCCGGCGGCTGACCGCCGAGCACCCGGGCACCGCGGTCGTCGTCCTGACGACCTACGCCGACGACGCCTCGATCCTCGGTGCGCTGCAGGCGGGTGCGCGCGGCTACCTGACGAAGAGCGCCGGCCGCGCCGACATCGCCCGCGCGTTGCAGGCGGCGGCCTCACGCCAGGTCGTGCTCGACGCCGACGTGCAGGCGCGGCTGCTGCAGGCGGCCGGAACCCCCGCGCCCCCGCCCACGACCGAACTGCCCGACGGCCTCACCGAGCGGGAGGCCGAGGTGCTGCGCCTCATCGCCCGCGGGCTGTCGAACCAGGACGTCGCGCGGGAACTGTTCGTCTCCGTCGCGACGGTCAAGACGCACGTCAACCACCTGTTCGCCAAGACCGGTTCACGCGACCGCGCCCAGGCCGTGGCCTACGCGCACACCCGCGGTCTGGTCTGACGTCCGGCCCGACGGCGCCCGCGAACGTCCCCACGGGGGAGAGGTCCGGCGTCAGGACGAGCCGCCAGGCCGCCGGGTCGCGCGCCGGGGGGCCGGGGTCGACGGCGTGCGCCAGCAGCCAGCGCCGCGACCGCGCCTGCTCCGCGCGCCACAGCGCCCGGTGCCGCCGCCACGACACGACGACGACCCCCGCCGACGCGAGGACCCCCAGCACCACCCACCCGAGCACCCGCGCAGGCTGCCCCGCCCCGCCCGCCACCCGGTGAACGCCCGCTGAACGGCCCCGTCGTCCGCGTGGAAAACACTCCCTCCGCCCTCGGAACACGTTTTCTGAGGGCGGAAAGTGTGTTTTCCACGCGGGAAGGGGGCCCTGCGAGGGGGTCAGAGGTCGCGGGCGGCGCCCTCGGAGGGCAGGGCGGTGAGGAAGCGGGGGGCGCGCAGGCCCTGCTCGGCGAAGGCGGTGGCGACGGCGGCCGCGACCTCCTCGACGCGCTCGGCGGCGAGGAGCGCGATGGCCGACCCACCGAACCCGCCGCCCGTCATGCGGGCGCCGAGCGCCCCGCGGGCGCGGGCCACCTCGACCGTCAGGTCCAGCTCGCGGCAGGAGACCTCGTAGTCGTCGCGCAGGGAGTCGTGCGAGGCGTCGAGCAGCGGCCCGACCTCGCCCGCGCGACCGGCCTGGAGCAGTTCGGCGGTGCGGCGGACCCGCTCGATCTCGGTGACGGCGTGCCGGACGCGGCGGACCAGCACCTCCCCGTCGGCCTCGGTGCCCAGGCGCTCGAGCGCGGCGTCGAGACCGGCCGGGTCGACGGCGCGCAGGTTCGCCACCCCGAGGAGTTCCGCGGCCCGCTCGACGTCGGCGCGGCGCTTGCCGTACTCCCCGCCGGCGTGCGAGTGCTCGGCGCGGGTGTCGACGACGAGCAGCGCGAGCCCCGCGCCGGCGAGGTCCAGCGCGACCTGCGTCACCGAGTCGTCGTCGGTGTCGAGCAGGATCGCGCCGCCCTCGTGGCAGCGCAGCGACGCCGCCTGGTCCATGCCACCCGTGTTGGCGCCCGCGACGACGTTCTCGGCGAGCTGGCAGGCGCTCGCGAGCCCGGCGCGGCCGGTGTCGTCGAGGGGGAGTTCGACGAGCTCGCCCAGGGCCACGGCGACGGCGCACTCCAGCGCGGCCGACGAGGACAGGCCGGACCCGTACGGGACGTGGCCGTCGACGAGGGCGTCGAAACCACCGGTGAGGGCGAGACCCTCGAACCCGTTCTGCTGCAGCGCCCACGGCACACCGGCCACGTAGGCGGCCCAGCCCTGCGGGGAGCCGGCGCCGACCTCGGCCAGCGGGACCTCGACGACGCCGGAGGGTTCCTGCAGCGAGCGGACGCGGACGACGCCGTCGGTGCGCGGACGCAGCGCGACGAACGTGCGGTGCGGCAGGGCCAGCGGCAGGCAGAGCCCACCGGTGTAGTCGACGTGCTCCCCGATGAGGTTCACGCGGCCCGGCGCGGACCACACGCCCTCGGGGTCGGTGCCGTACGCGGTGCGGAACTCCTGCGCCAGGGTCCGCGCGGTCTGCGCGCGGTCGGTCGCGTGGAAGAACTCGGTGCCAGGGGTGCTCATCGGGAAACCTCGCGCAGTCGGGCCGCCACCTTCTCAGGTGTCGTGTCGTTGATCCATGCCGCCATCGCTGACTCCGAGCCGGCGAGGAACTTCACCTTCCCCGGGCCCCGCAGGACGGAGAACACCTGCAGGTGCAGGCGGAACTCGTCGCGGCCCTCGCGGACGGGGGCCTGGAACCAGCCCGCGATGTAGGGCAGCGGGTGCTCGTCGGGGTAGTAGCGGTCGAGCCGGCCCAGCAGGTCGAGGTAGGCGCCCACGAGGTCGGCGCGCTCGGCGTCGGTGAGGGCGGGCAGGTCCGGGACGTCCCGGTGCGGGGCCAGGTGGACCTCGACGGGCCAGCGCGCGGCGGCCGGGACGTAGGCGGTGAAGTGCTCGGTCTCGAACACGACGCGGTCCCCGGCGCGGCGTTCGGCGTCCAGCACGTCGCGGAACAGGTTGCGGCCCGTGGCCTCCCGGTGCTCGCGGGCCCGGCGCAGCATCGTCTGCGTCTTCGGCGTCACGTACGGGTAGCCGTAGACCTGCCCGTGCGGGTGCGGCAGGGTCACGCCGATCTCGGCGCCGCGGTTCTCGAACACGAACACCTGCTCGACGCCCTCGGTCGCGCCGATCTCCTCGGTGCGGTCGATCCACGCCTCGAGCACCGTGCGGGCGCGGGTGGGGGACAGGGTCGCGAACGACCCGTGGGTGTCGGAGGTGAAGCAGACGACCTCGCAACGCCCGGCCGCGGGCATCGTCGGCCACAGCTCCTCGCCGTCGAGGAACCCCGCCTCGCCGCCGATGCGGTTCGAGAACGACGGGAACCGGTTCTCGAACGCGACGACGTCGTAGCTGGAGTCGGCGATCTCGGTGGGGAACCCCCCGGGCACGGTGGGGGCCAGCGGGTCCTGGTCCGGCGGGGGCATGAGGGTGCGGTCGTTGCGGTGGGAGGCCA
Encoded proteins:
- the galT gene encoding galactose-1-phosphate uridylyltransferase, with translation MADGRELIHYDDTEPWLSGERVRDAVDHRPLPPAEETVRGGSQVRFDPLTGDWIAMASHRNDRTLMPPPDQDPLAPTVPGGFPTEIADSSYDVVAFENRFPSFSNRIGGEAGFLDGEELWPTMPAAGRCEVVCFTSDTHGSFATLSPTRARTVLEAWIDRTEEIGATEGVEQVFVFENRGAEIGVTLPHPHGQVYGYPYVTPKTQTMLRRAREHREATGRNLFRDVLDAERRAGDRVVFETEHFTAYVPAAARWPVEVHLAPHRDVPDLPALTDAERADLVGAYLDLLGRLDRYYPDEHPLPYIAGWFQAPVREGRDEFRLHLQVFSVLRGPGKVKFLAGSESAMAAWINDTTPEKVAARLREVSR
- the galK gene encoding galactokinase, with amino-acid sequence MSTPGTEFFHATDRAQTARTLAQEFRTAYGTDPEGVWSAPGRVNLIGEHVDYTGGLCLPLALPHRTFVALRPRTDGVVRVRSLQEPSGVVEVPLAEVGAGSPQGWAAYVAGVPWALQQNGFEGLALTGGFDALVDGHVPYGSGLSSSAALECAVAVALGELVELPLDDTGRAGLASACQLAENVVAGANTGGMDQAASLRCHEGGAILLDTDDDSVTQVALDLAGAGLALLVVDTRAEHSHAGGEYGKRRADVERAAELLGVANLRAVDPAGLDAALERLGTEADGEVLVRRVRHAVTEIERVRRTAELLQAGRAGEVGPLLDASHDSLRDDYEVSCRELDLTVEVARARGALGARMTGGGFGGSAIALLAAERVEEVAAAVATAFAEQGLRAPRFLTALPSEGAARDL
- a CDS encoding response regulator, with the protein product MNAPDVLRVVVADDQTIVRDGLVALLDLLPEFEVVGTAGDGAQAVARVAELAPDVVLMDLGMPGVDGVEATRRLTAEHPGTAVVVLTTYADDASILGALQAGARGYLTKSAGRADIARALQAAASRQVVLDADVQARLLQAAGTPAPPPTTELPDGLTEREAEVLRLIARGLSNQDVARELFVSVATVKTHVNHLFAKTGSRDRAQAVAYAHTRGLV
- a CDS encoding sensor histidine kinase gives rise to the protein MPERGLERLRQEWRRTTVPLRVVELLVAMVLLPLPWGRAVLPWWPVLLLVAAAWVAWTVLDPLSMRRPDALLGRRRIAVVALLAVVACGASFVAARTEVGWVFALAVIAAVAGGRDAGIVGGLTVFLAGTTGVQLGLLAAGGTSWSAVLGYPAGLLSAAFGGVLRAMRRDREEQSRRLLTEQARGAALAERTRIAREVHDVLAHSLGGLAIQLEVADALLSGDGDLDERGRAAVLQRVRTAHDLATAGLEDTRRAVHALRVDAPPLPDSLAALAAGAGENGTEVSLRVAGRPRPLGAGEVALLRTAQEAVVNAGKHAPGSPVAVELTYREGDTELVVTDGGARHAAAAGSLRTVDGGYGLAGLRERLELAGGSLAAGPHGTGWRVTARVPA